From the genome of Drosophila melanogaster chromosome 2L, one region includes:
- the bru1 gene encoding bruno 1, isoform L, which yields MLSSLDALAGKIATATPGTGAVTADSKNTQSLHHHHRLDYDYSAVEIEPPAEQLANSPRSERERLQQAQQAYEQQAQAELEFGLAEVDAKLTQLKSSHSLQHHHSHHHQLQRHTALNQQQQQLHHHQPHHNHHHHHPYQRPRPTSPPQQQTSSYQQQLSQLAALQDHHDLLQTQQELFHKQLATMQEYQRERERERERERERERERERERDRSSFIDNSDYDSQTEFKICLRDRLLLCDILYETRRPESPGCFA from the coding sequence ATGCTCAGTTCGCTGGACGCGCTGGCCGGCAAAATAGCCACTGCCACGCCCGGAACGGGGGCGGTAACGGCGGACAGCAAGAACACACAGTCGCTGCACCATCACCATCGCCTGGACTATGATTACTCGGCGGTTGAGATTGAACCACCGGCGGAACAACTGGCCAATTCACCGCGCAGCGAACGGGAGCGACTGCAGCAGGCCCAACAGGCCTACGAGCAGCAGGCCCAGGCGGAACTGGAGTTCGGTCTCGCGGAGGTGGATGCCAAGCTGACGCAGCTAAAGAGCAGCCACAGTCTGCAGCATCACCACAGTCATCACCACCAGCTGCAGCGCCATACGGCGCTcaatcagcaacagcagcagctgcaccaCCATCAGCCCCACCACAatcatcaccaccatcatccGTACCAGCGACCCAGACCCACATCGCCACCGCAACAACAGACGTCCTCATACCAGCAGCAACTTTCCCAGCTGGCCGCTCTGCAGGATCACCATGATCTCCTCCAGACGCAGCAGGAGCTCTTCCACAAGCAGCTGGCCACCATGCAGGAGTACCAGCGGGAAAGGGAACGGGAACGTGAGCGGGAAAGGGAGCGGGAACGTGAGCGGGAACGGGAGCGGGATCGCAGCAGCTTCATTGATAACAGCGATTACGATTCCCAGACGGAGTTCAAAATTTGCCTGAGGGATAG